The Thunnus albacares chromosome 11, fThuAlb1.1, whole genome shotgun sequence genome contains a region encoding:
- the LOC122991703 gene encoding putative methyltransferase DDB_G0268948, with protein MAYRLFEGKEHAASYWKYRICPSDQLIQQVLDFLEKQKGQPFELAVDVGCGSGQGTLLLAKHFASVVGTDVSPAQLEMALQHAKGPNITYRQCVAEELPFADSSVDLLTAMSAFHWFDRPRFLKEVHRVLKPRGCLALLNYTIDMELSYPDCCSQTLNQVCKEFYAALQPYRSPHLGPSSIELYREAYESIPYPDKEWQECVWVRRPMPLSSYMGLVESFSSYQALLRGDMQKAVKLSQDICQRLMSIMGVTSAETEVVVGVKHFYLLACKPQQA; from the exons ATGGCTTACCGTCTGTTTGAAGGCAAGGAGCATGCTGCTTCCTACTGGAAGTACAGGATTTGTCCATCAGATCAGTTGATACAACAGGTGCTCGACTTCCTGGAAAAACAG AAAGGTCAGCCCTTTGAGCTCGCAGTGGACGTGGGTTGTGGCTCGGGTCAGGGGACTTTGCTGCTGGCCAAACACTTTGCTTCTGTGGTGGGGACAGATGTGAGTCCTGCCCAGCTGGAAATGGCTTTGCAGCATGCTAAAGGGCCAAACATCACATATAG ACAGTGTGTGGCTGAGGAGCTGCCATTTGCTGACAGCTCAGTGGACCTGCTGACAGCCATGTCTGCCTTCCACTGGTTTGACAGGCCACGCTTTCTCAAGGAAGTCCACAGAGTCCTGAAGCCTCGCGGCTGCTTGGCTCTGCTCAACTACACCATTGACATGGAACTCAGCTACCCTGACTGCTGCTCACAGACACTCAACCAAGTCTGCAAAGAG TTTTATGCAGCTTTGCAACCTTACCGCAGTCCTCACCTTGGCCCCAGCTCTATCGAGTTGTACAGGGAAGCCTATGAATCCATCCCCTACCCTGACAAAGAGTG gcaggagtgtgtgtgggtgagaaGGCCCATGCCTCTGTCCAGCTACATGGGGTTGGTGGAGTCTTTCTCCAGTTATCAAGCTCTGCTGAGAGGTGACATGCAGAAAGCTGTCAAACTCTCCCAAGACATCTGTCAAAG gTTGATGTCCATAATGGGGGTGACCTCTGCAGAGACAGAGGTGGTCGTGGGTGTGAAGCATTTCTACCTGCTGGCCTGCAAACCACAGCAAGCCTGA
- the zgc:162396 gene encoding putative methyltransferase DDB_G0268948: MSYRLFEGKDHASIYQKYRFTPPDELKKIILHYLDTKKGQPHVLAVDLGCGTGQNSRLLAPNFQEVVGIDISEGQLEEARAVPGYPNITYRKGTAEELLFPDGSVDLLTAASAAHWFDQSRFLAEASRVLKPRGCMALLGFSDNNTRLHYQTCGEKLNHIYEEVKQMLLPYTSSPVGVAEGKLEELYRAIPFPDKERIECILVNSPISVRNLVGFMESWSMFQAYYKKDPQTAEDLLHNTQKRFLDVMGVTSPDTEMERQMEYFCVLASKPL, from the exons ATGTCATACCGTCTGTTTGAGGGGAAGGATCATGCATCCATCTATCAAAAGTACCGTTTTACACCTCCAGATGAGCTCAAGAAGATTATTCTTCATTACCTCGATACGAAG AAGGGACAGCCACATGTGCTGGCAGTGGATCTGGGATGTGGGACGGGTCAGAATTCTCGGCTACTGGCGCCAAACTTCCAGGAAGTAGTGGGTATCGACATCAGTGAGGGTCAACTGGAGGAGGCCAGAGCAGTGCCAGGGTACCCCAACATCACATACAG GAAGGGGACGGCAGAGGAGCTTCTGTTTCCGGATGGTTCTGTAGACTTGCTGACAGCAGCGTCAGCAGCCCACTGGTTTGATCAGTCGCGATTCCTGGCCGAAGCGAGTCGAGTTTTAAAACCCCGTGGCTGCATGGCTCTGCTGGGCTTCAGTGATAATAACACCAGGCTTCACTACCAGACCTGTGGAGAAAAACTCAACCACATCTATGAGGAG GTGAAGCAGATGCTGTTGCCTTACACTAGCAGTCCAGTAGGTGTAGCTGAGGGTAAACTGGAAGAGCTGTACCGTGCCATCCCTTTCCCAGACAAAGAGAG GATTGAGTGTATTCTGGTGAACTCTCCGATCTCGGTGAGGAACCTGGTGGGTTTCATGGAGTCCTGGTCCATGTTCCAAGCTTACTATAAGAAAGACCCCCAGACTGCTGAAGACCTGCTGCACAACACTCAGAAGAG GTTCCTGGACGTGATGGGAGTCACGTCTCCTGACACTGAAATGGAGCGGCAAATGGAATATTTCTGTGTCCTGGCATCAAAACCACTATAA